CAGGCTTGCTCAGATAGTCGACTGCGCCAAGCTTCATGGCGTGAACGGCCGCCTCGAGATCGCCGTGACCGCTCATGATCACGATCGGCAGCGCATTGCCGCGCCGGGCGAGTTCCTCCTGGACCTGATGGCCGTCGAGGTCGGGCATGCGCAGGTCCAGCAGGATGCAGCCGCGGGTAAGATGCGCATCGCGAAGGAATTCGGCGCCGCCGGCATAGGCCTCCACCGCATAGCCGTGGCTCGAGAGCAGGAAGCTGGTCGCCGCGCGCACCTGCGCGTCGTCGTCGACGATGTGGATCAGGGAGGGCACAGCACAGGTCCAAACTAGTACGAAACAAAGACTGATCTAATCTAGGTGTTTTGGACGCACTCCGCCATACCGGACTACCGTAATCGGACGGTATTTTCGGCCGTGTCCAGCCGGTGCACCACTTGGGGGCCTTAAGGGCGCCGGCAGTCTCTGGTCCCGCCGGCGGCGGCGGTCCATCCCCCACGAGGGACCGCCGCCAATTCGCATCTTCGCCGGCACACGACCGCCAGGCGCAACATCTTGAAAACGCAGCGGTTGAGGTCGTCGCAGCGGTGCGATAATCGCCAAGTCTCGACGTCAAGCCCTTGGCAGCGGGACTCCCGGCTGCTTATACATGGTCCATGTCAGATCTGTTCGCGTCCGCCACCGCCACCTCGACCGAATACGACGCCCACTCGATCGAAGTGCTGGAGGGTCTCGAACCCGTCCGGCGGCGCCCGGGCATGTATATCGGCGGCACCGACGAACGCGCGCTCCATCACCTCGCCGCCGAGGTGCTCGACAACTCGATGGACGAAGCGGTGGCCGGTCACGCCAACCGCATCGAGATGACGCTCGAGCCGGGCAATCGTCTGACCATCACCGATAACGGCCGCGGCATGCCGGTCGATCCACACCCCAAATATCCGGGCAAGTCGGCGCTCGAGGTCATCCTCACCATGCTGCACTCGGGCGGCAAATTCTCGAACAAGGCCTACGCCACGTCCGGCGGCCTCCACGGTGTCGGGGTCAGCGTCGTCAATGCTCTCTCGACCGAGACGGTGATCACCGTTGCCCGCAACAAGGAGCTCTACCGGCAGACCTTTTCCAAGGGCGAGCCGGTTACCAACCTCGAGAAATTGGGACCGACGCCGAACCGCCGCGGCACGCAGGTCACCTTCACGCCCGACAGCGAAATCTTCGGCGCGGAGGCGAAGTTCAAGCCGGCCCGGCTCTACCGGCTGGCGCGCTCCAAGGCCTATCTGTTCGCGGGCGTGGAAATACGCTGGAAATGCGATCCCTCGCTGATCGAGGGCAGCGAGATTCCGGCGGAGGCGGTGTTCCAGTTCCCCGGCGGCCTTGCCGACCATCTCAAGGAGCAGATCGGCGAGCGCGGTTGCGCGACGACTGACTTCTTCAAGGGCCGTCAGGATTTCCCGAACAGCCAGGGCCTGGTCGAATGGGCGGTGGCCTGGCCGTTGTGGAGCGAGGGCGGCTCGTCCTTCTATTGCAACACCATCCCGACCCCGGATGGTGGCACCCACGAGCAGGGCATTCGCGCGGCGCTCACCCGCGGCGTCCGCGCCTTCGCCGAGCTTACCGGCCAGCAGAAACGCGCCAAGGAAATTCAGGCGGAGGACGTGGTCGGCGGCGCCGAGATCATGCTGTCGGTGTTCATCCGCGACCCGCAATTTCAGAGCCAGACCAAGGATCGACTGACCAGCCCCGACGCCGCCCGGCTGGTCGAGGCCGCGGTCCGCGACCATTTCGATCATTTCCTGACCGACAATATGGAACGCGGCCGCGCCCTGCTCGGCTTCATCCTCGATCGCATGGACGACCGCCTCCGCCGCAAGGCGGAGCGCGAGGTCAAGCGCAAGACCGCGACGTCGTCGCGCAAGC
The nucleotide sequence above comes from Sphingosinicella sp. BN140058. Encoded proteins:
- the parE gene encoding DNA topoisomerase IV subunit B; this encodes MSDLFASATATSTEYDAHSIEVLEGLEPVRRRPGMYIGGTDERALHHLAAEVLDNSMDEAVAGHANRIEMTLEPGNRLTITDNGRGMPVDPHPKYPGKSALEVILTMLHSGGKFSNKAYATSGGLHGVGVSVVNALSTETVITVARNKELYRQTFSKGEPVTNLEKLGPTPNRRGTQVTFTPDSEIFGAEAKFKPARLYRLARSKAYLFAGVEIRWKCDPSLIEGSEIPAEAVFQFPGGLADHLKEQIGERGCATTDFFKGRQDFPNSQGLVEWAVAWPLWSEGGSSFYCNTIPTPDGGTHEQGIRAALTRGVRAFAELTGQQKRAKEIQAEDVVGGAEIMLSVFIRDPQFQSQTKDRLTSPDAARLVEAAVRDHFDHFLTDNMERGRALLGFILDRMDDRLRRKAEREVKRKTATSSRKLRLPGKLTDCANDDPAGTELFIVEGDSAGGSAKQARDRKTQAILPIRGKILNVASASADKIRGNQEIADLTLALGCGTRDRCDPAQLRYDRVVIMTDADVDGAHIATLLMTFFFTEMAAIVEQGALYLAQPPLYRLSSGGTVAYARDDVHRGELEKTLFKNKKVDVSRFKGLGEMNPSQLRETTMDPKTRSMLRITLPEEYQQQRGVKDLVDRLMGRNPEHRFNFIQNHAAEVSEEDIDA